The Streptococcus pantholopis genome has a segment encoding these proteins:
- a CDS encoding glycosyl hydrolase gives MNWKKIPQLWLIGFTLLLSFHIGTIETANAQSKEELTENFQTPSADNKPLTRWWVPGTQLTKEEIKKEIESMAKAGYGGAEVVPVSTEGGDGEGSIDWGDDAWKDLTSYMLKIAGENNFTIDFTMTPAWPLALPTVTDINDPSQGAQMELDGAHTDGITKKKPFKGELPTSKEVKEDLKGTDIKPTLVAVTVAKYSDKKKKILDFDSVETLDLSKDITQTDKGYTASFTPKDDGEYVLFAWYQHPSANTKYGNNQIDHFSKSGTQQIIDYWENNLLPAYGEDTENIRSLFIDSLEFETHLDWTYGVLEGFQAKKNYNLAAYLPALYDTDAVGNYMGEPEPDFTFNKNTEAVKNDFKAYMTELYITNHIQPLKDFAQKYGLSLRYQTSYGKNLETAQTALYPDIPETETLYGSDFLDFYRLQAGAVHITGKTIYSIESAAEWTEQWNDKDSKTGEYNTRGNGLKNSGNYEQTFQNHIWHDQRAFAAGVNQVVFHGYAYNGQYDGDGSENGYNKDVQWPGFDGFGPSSWSNSWGERQPNWIYAGTYLDFITRNQYVLRQGQAKVDLAIYDHSYYETIDFIGSKKIFNSKKLEQNGYSYDFLSPSAFELDNMTVSNKRLDASGASYKALILNNQKELTKAAAEKILAYARDGLPIIIIGEKANRSAYYKDGSVKKLMADLQKEKSVVSVDKIGDLVSSLKENDIIADASYSAKLLAKHRSEDNIEYYYLYNYGDNDSFRDVAETKRLQTKVTLQGQGRPYLLNAWTGQITPIAEYSKKESSVTVSVDIAANDSIIIALLKDETANPISSKNVEEVAYNSSNQLIVKGSKSGEVTIDGQTQTVELEKAEKSQNLTKWDLTVESWTKGKTPSESALTTIKVGELDKLQSWDKIKKLKDVSGVGTYKTTVTLNKGWAEHQGAVLEYGHIRDAFEIKVNGQTVQTSQTETQVDVGPYLKSGENTIEITVATSLLNAILKENTDDLRDRASYGLTETITLSPYSYQIITE, from the coding sequence ATGAATTGGAAAAAAATACCTCAACTGTGGCTAATTGGTTTTACACTTCTCTTGTCTTTTCATATTGGGACGATTGAGACTGCAAACGCACAAAGCAAAGAGGAACTGACAGAAAACTTTCAAACACCGAGTGCAGACAACAAACCTTTAACGCGCTGGTGGGTTCCTGGGACACAGTTAACAAAGGAGGAAATAAAAAAAGAAATCGAATCTATGGCTAAAGCAGGCTATGGCGGTGCTGAGGTTGTCCCTGTCTCTACAGAAGGCGGAGATGGTGAAGGCAGTATTGACTGGGGTGATGATGCTTGGAAAGATTTAACATCATATATGTTAAAGATAGCTGGAGAAAACAATTTTACCATAGACTTTACAATGACGCCTGCTTGGCCGCTGGCTTTGCCAACAGTCACCGATATCAATGATCCTTCACAGGGAGCTCAGATGGAGCTGGATGGAGCGCATACTGATGGGATTACAAAGAAAAAACCTTTCAAAGGAGAACTTCCAACCTCAAAAGAGGTCAAAGAAGACCTAAAAGGAACTGACATCAAACCGACTCTAGTAGCTGTAACTGTTGCTAAATACTCAGATAAAAAGAAAAAAATACTTGATTTTGATTCTGTAGAAACACTGGATTTATCGAAGGATATTACACAGACCGATAAAGGTTACACCGCTTCTTTTACACCCAAGGATGATGGCGAATATGTCCTCTTTGCATGGTATCAGCACCCTTCAGCCAACACAAAATACGGTAACAACCAAATCGATCATTTCAGTAAAAGCGGGACGCAGCAAATTATTGATTATTGGGAAAATAATCTACTGCCTGCTTACGGTGAAGACACTGAAAACATTCGCTCACTCTTTATCGACTCTCTGGAGTTTGAAACGCATTTAGACTGGACTTACGGCGTTCTTGAGGGTTTTCAGGCAAAAAAGAACTATAATCTGGCTGCTTACCTTCCTGCGCTATACGATACAGATGCTGTTGGCAATTACATGGGAGAGCCTGAACCTGACTTCACTTTTAACAAAAATACTGAGGCAGTCAAAAATGATTTTAAAGCATACATGACAGAACTCTACATTACTAACCATATCCAGCCTTTAAAGGATTTTGCCCAAAAATACGGTTTAAGCCTGCGTTACCAAACATCTTATGGCAAAAATTTGGAGACGGCACAAACAGCCCTTTATCCGGATATTCCAGAAACAGAGACACTTTACGGCAGTGATTTTCTTGATTTTTATCGGCTGCAGGCGGGCGCTGTACATATTACTGGTAAAACAATTTATTCGATAGAATCAGCAGCTGAATGGACCGAGCAGTGGAATGACAAAGATTCTAAGACCGGAGAGTATAATACACGCGGAAACGGCCTGAAAAACTCCGGTAATTATGAGCAGACTTTCCAAAACCATATCTGGCATGATCAACGTGCTTTTGCTGCAGGGGTTAATCAAGTTGTTTTTCATGGCTACGCCTATAATGGTCAATACGATGGAGACGGCAGTGAAAACGGCTATAACAAAGATGTACAGTGGCCGGGATTTGATGGTTTTGGTCCTTCAAGCTGGTCTAATTCCTGGGGAGAACGGCAGCCGAATTGGATATATGCTGGGACTTACTTAGATTTTATTACACGCAATCAGTATGTCCTGCGTCAAGGTCAAGCTAAGGTAGACTTAGCTATCTATGACCACAGCTACTATGAAACAATCGATTTTATTGGTTCTAAAAAGATTTTTAACAGTAAGAAATTAGAACAAAATGGCTATAGCTACGATTTCTTGAGTCCTTCAGCCTTTGAACTTGACAATATGACTGTCAGCAACAAGCGTTTGGATGCCAGCGGAGCCTCCTACAAGGCTCTTATTCTTAACAATCAGAAAGAATTGACAAAAGCTGCAGCAGAAAAAATCTTAGCTTACGCCCGCGATGGTCTGCCAATTATCATTATTGGCGAAAAGGCCAATCGTTCAGCTTATTATAAGGACGGCAGCGTCAAGAAATTGATGGCAGATCTTCAAAAAGAAAAGAGTGTTGTTTCAGTTGATAAGATCGGCGATCTTGTATCCAGTCTTAAGGAAAACGATATTATAGCAGATGCCAGCTACTCAGCTAAATTATTAGCCAAGCACCGCAGCGAAGATAATATTGAATACTATTATCTTTATAATTACGGCGATAACGACAGCTTTCGCGATGTCGCTGAAACCAAACGGCTTCAAACTAAAGTAACTTTGCAAGGGCAAGGCCGTCCCTACCTTTTAAACGCTTGGACTGGACAAATTACTCCGATTGCCGAGTACAGCAAAAAAGAATCTTCCGTAACAGTCAGTGTTGATATAGCAGCTAATGATTCGATTATTATAGCTTTGCTTAAGGATGAAACTGCTAACCCAATCAGCAGTAAGAATGTAGAAGAGGTTGCTTACAACAGTAGCAACCAGCTGATTGTTAAGGGCAGCAAATCAGGTGAAGTCACTATAGATGGTCAAACCCAGACAGTCGAATTAGAAAAAGCCGAAAAATCTCAGAATCTGACTAAATGGGATTTGACTGTTGAGAGCTGGACAAAAGGAAAAACACCTTCAGAATCAGCTCTTACAACTATTAAAGTCGGAGAATTGGATAAACTTCAGTCTTGGGATAAGATCAAAAAACTCAAAGATGTATCGGGCGTTGGAACTTATAAAACGACGGTGACTTTGAATAAGGGCTGGGCCGAACATCAAGGAGCCGTCCTTGAATACGGACATATCAGAGATGCTTTTGAAATAAAGGTCAACGGCCAGACTGTGCAAACCAGTCAGACCGAAACTCAAGTTGATGTCGGTCCTTACTTAAAGTCTGGAGAAAATACAATTGAAATTACTGTAGCAACTTCTCTGCTTAACGCTATTTTAAAAGAAAATACAGATGATTTAAGAGATAGAGCTTCATATGGCTTGACAGAAACCATCACTCTTTCTCCTTACAGTTATCAGATAATCACGGAATAA
- a CDS encoding DsbA family oxidoreductase translates to MEIFYWSDIACPFCYIGSVRMKRAMAELGLDPENLEMKAYQLNPYAPQETDETMLTQFAASHGMSQEQAKQQLSQIEAMAAEEKLSMDTANAVPTNTMAAHRLIKWTQDKKDKAAVSQLINRLYKVYFEDGRSIADYEVLLNAVAETGLPTKEVQAVLNSNDYEKAVMADILQAQQSGVQGAPFFVINQQYAVSGAQPFDYLLAALKHIQTEEKQ, encoded by the coding sequence ATGGAAATCTTTTATTGGTCAGATATCGCCTGCCCATTTTGCTATATCGGGTCAGTACGTATGAAACGGGCGATGGCAGAGCTTGGTTTAGATCCCGAAAATTTAGAAATGAAAGCTTACCAGCTTAATCCTTATGCACCGCAAGAAACAGATGAAACAATGCTGACACAGTTTGCTGCCAGCCATGGGATGAGCCAGGAGCAGGCTAAACAGCAACTGTCGCAGATAGAAGCTATGGCTGCAGAAGAAAAGCTTAGTATGGATACAGCTAATGCGGTGCCAACAAATACAATGGCTGCTCACCGCTTGATTAAATGGACTCAGGACAAAAAAGACAAAGCTGCTGTCAGCCAGCTGATTAACCGTCTTTATAAAGTTTACTTTGAGGATGGAAGGTCAATTGCAGACTATGAAGTTTTACTAAATGCAGTTGCTGAAACAGGCTTACCGACTAAAGAAGTGCAGGCCGTTTTGAACAGCAATGATTACGAAAAGGCTGTTATGGCAGATATTCTGCAAGCGCAGCAGTCCGGTGTACAAGGAGCACCGTTCTTTGTTATTAATCAGCAGTATGCTGTTTCAGGCGCCCAGCCTTTTGACTATCTGCTCGCTGCTTTGAAACATATTCAGACTGAAGAAAAGCAATAA
- the trxB gene encoding thioredoxin-disulfide reductase, whose amino-acid sequence MYDTVIIGSGPAGYTAGIYLSRSGLKNRLITGYAEGGQLTTTTLVENYPGFEKGVDGNELVAAMSRQAQSFGTEMTFARVEKIEGDVSPFTLHLDTGELVKARTVILATGSTAKYLGIDGENETIGKGVSACATCDGFFYKNRKVIVVGGGDVAMEEALFLTKFASKVILVHRREQLRASDIMVKRAKANPKIHWKLGYLPEKVHSNETGMTGLDIKSAVTGETETIEASGLFVAIGHQPNTDFVKDYIRLDSAGYIKTQPGSSKTSRAGIFAAGDVQDPKYQQAVTSAGSGAVAALDAAEFIYQF is encoded by the coding sequence ATGTACGATACTGTTATTATTGGGTCTGGTCCGGCAGGCTATACTGCTGGTATTTATCTCAGCCGATCTGGTTTAAAAAATCGTTTGATAACAGGCTATGCTGAAGGCGGGCAGCTGACGACCACCACTTTAGTGGAAAATTATCCCGGTTTTGAAAAAGGGGTTGATGGAAATGAGCTGGTAGCAGCTATGAGCCGACAAGCCCAATCATTTGGGACGGAAATGACTTTTGCCCGCGTTGAAAAAATTGAAGGCGATGTGTCGCCTTTTACCCTCCATTTAGATACAGGCGAACTGGTAAAAGCTCGAACTGTTATTCTTGCAACGGGATCCACTGCTAAATATCTGGGGATTGATGGTGAAAATGAAACAATCGGCAAAGGCGTCAGCGCTTGTGCAACTTGTGATGGTTTTTTCTATAAAAATCGTAAAGTCATTGTTGTTGGCGGCGGCGATGTAGCCATGGAAGAGGCTTTATTTTTGACAAAATTTGCTTCTAAAGTAATCCTTGTCCACCGCCGTGAACAGCTGCGGGCATCGGATATCATGGTTAAGCGTGCTAAGGCCAATCCTAAAATTCACTGGAAGCTTGGCTACTTACCAGAAAAGGTTCATTCTAACGAAACAGGAATGACTGGACTGGATATTAAGTCTGCTGTGACTGGGGAGACGGAGACAATTGAGGCAAGCGGTCTCTTTGTGGCTATTGGGCATCAGCCTAATACCGATTTTGTAAAAGATTACATCCGCTTGGACAGTGCTGGTTATATTAAAACGCAGCCTGGCAGTTCTAAAACCAGCCGAGCTGGTATTTTTGCGGCTGGGGATGTGCAAGATCCCAAATATCAGCAAGCTGTTACGTCAGCAGGCAGCGGGGCTGTTGCAGCGCTTGATGCTGCAGAATTTATCTACCAGTTTTGA
- the trxA gene encoding thioredoxin produces MTKQLTTETFASEIKSGVTLVDFGASWCPPCRMLEPIVDELSEDFEGQASIAKVDVDESQEVAAKFGIRSIPTMILFKDGQVVDTAVGVQSKQLLADKISNQL; encoded by the coding sequence ATGACAAAACAACTAACAACAGAAACATTTGCTTCAGAAATTAAGTCTGGTGTCACCTTAGTAGATTTTGGTGCGTCATGGTGCCCTCCTTGCCGTATGCTGGAACCTATTGTTGATGAGCTGTCTGAAGATTTTGAAGGTCAGGCAAGCATAGCAAAAGTGGATGTTGATGAATCACAAGAAGTTGCTGCCAAGTTTGGTATTCGCTCTATCCCGACGATGATTTTATTCAAAGATGGTCAGGTAGTTGACACTGCGGTTGGTGTCCAATCTAAGCAGCTTCTTGCAGATAAAATTTCAAATCAATTATAA
- a CDS encoding ArsR/SmtB family transcription factor, translating to MEDRVSHYKNSLYGELAKMGKGLSNEKRIEILSLLMHAPKTVEVIANETGMSVANTSRHLQILKETCLVKTQRSGNFIIYALSSDAVAQLVLLLRDIGQEERAEIKQIETEHDQADGIPLLDLSAALMKSKSQDVMLLDLRPEDEYQVGHLPRAVNLPISDFSSQKTQLPMEKEIIVYCRGRFCANANLAAKELQDLGYRAYSLNSSYIDWKWSEY from the coding sequence ATGGAAGATCGTGTTTCACACTATAAAAACAGCCTTTATGGAGAATTAGCTAAAATGGGAAAAGGGCTTAGCAATGAGAAGCGTATTGAAATTCTAAGTCTATTGATGCATGCCCCAAAAACAGTGGAGGTTATTGCTAATGAAACGGGGATGAGTGTTGCCAATACATCACGACATCTGCAAATTTTAAAAGAAACCTGCCTAGTCAAAACGCAGCGCTCAGGAAACTTTATCATCTATGCTCTATCTTCTGATGCTGTAGCTCAGTTAGTCCTGCTGCTGCGTGATATCGGGCAAGAGGAAAGGGCAGAAATTAAACAAATTGAGACTGAGCACGACCAAGCTGATGGTATCCCGCTGTTGGATTTATCTGCTGCTTTAATGAAATCAAAGTCTCAGGATGTTATGCTTCTTGATTTGCGTCCAGAAGATGAGTATCAAGTCGGTCACCTCCCAAGAGCAGTCAATTTGCCTATATCAGATTTCAGCAGCCAAAAAACGCAATTACCCATGGAAAAAGAAATTATTGTGTACTGCCGCGGCCGTTTCTGTGCTAACGCCAATCTGGCTGCTAAAGAACTGCAGGATTTAGGCTATAGGGCCTACAGTCTTAACAGCAGTTATATTGACTGGAAATGGTCTGAGTATTAA
- the nth gene encoding endonuclease III: MDLLSKKRARHVIEEIIALFPDAKPSLDFRNHYELLIAVMLSAQTTDAAVNKATPALFERFPSPKEAAETRPADIEPYISKLGLYRNKARFMHELSVQLLERFDGQVPKTRLELESLPGIGRKTANVVLSVGFGIPAFAVDTHVSRICKHHKIVRQSATPLEIEKRVTDVLPPELWLPAHQAMILFGRNICHPKNPKCDQYPQLYQFD, from the coding sequence ATGGATTTGTTATCCAAGAAAAGAGCGCGTCATGTCATCGAAGAGATTATTGCCCTTTTTCCAGACGCCAAGCCCAGTTTGGATTTCCGCAATCACTACGAGCTCTTGATAGCAGTAATGCTGTCGGCTCAGACAACAGATGCTGCAGTCAATAAGGCGACTCCGGCTCTTTTTGAGCGTTTTCCAAGCCCTAAAGAAGCAGCCGAAACCAGACCAGCTGACATTGAACCGTATATTTCTAAACTGGGGCTGTACCGCAATAAGGCCAGATTTATGCATGAACTGTCCGTTCAGCTTTTAGAGCGTTTCGACGGACAGGTTCCCAAGACCAGATTAGAGCTGGAAAGTTTACCCGGTATTGGCCGGAAAACTGCTAATGTCGTTTTATCAGTAGGTTTTGGTATCCCGGCTTTTGCAGTAGATACTCATGTTTCCAGAATCTGCAAGCACCATAAGATTGTCAGGCAGTCGGCTACGCCCTTAGAAATTGAAAAGCGCGTGACAGATGTTTTGCCGCCTGAACTATGGCTTCCTGCCCATCAGGCCATGATTCTTTTTGGCCGTAACATCTGTCATCCAAAAAATCCCAAGTGCGATCAGTATCCTCAGCTTTACCAGTTTGATTAA
- a CDS encoding DUF1349 domain-containing protein: MKAFNSQDLKWTRQPEEFSIADDCISITTAPHTDLWQKTYYHFVNDNAPVLQMESNEPFFSFTVKTDFSSSHTRFDQCGIVLYLDAENWLKGSVEYENADFQHLGSVVTNLGYSDWASTEIDSSVKSMWYRLSRRESDYCIECSDDGLVFRQMRVCHLHKGSGTIRFGLYACSPENSSFTAYFTNMELTDCKWQAHDGQQPD; encoded by the coding sequence ATGAAAGCATTTAACAGTCAGGATTTAAAGTGGACGCGTCAGCCTGAAGAATTTTCAATTGCGGATGACTGCATCTCTATCACGACCGCACCTCATACGGATTTATGGCAAAAAACTTACTATCATTTTGTTAATGACAATGCCCCTGTTTTGCAGATGGAAAGCAATGAGCCCTTTTTTTCGTTTACAGTAAAAACAGATTTTTCCAGCAGTCATACACGTTTTGATCAGTGCGGAATTGTCCTTTATCTGGATGCTGAGAATTGGTTGAAAGGTTCAGTTGAATATGAGAATGCTGATTTTCAGCATTTAGGAAGTGTTGTGACAAATTTGGGTTATTCTGACTGGGCCAGCACTGAAATTGACAGTTCAGTGAAATCGATGTGGTACAGGCTGAGCCGCAGAGAGAGCGATTACTGCATTGAGTGTTCGGATGACGGTCTTGTTTTCCGGCAGATGAGAGTCTGCCATTTACATAAAGGAAGCGGAACAATCCGTTTCGGTCTTTATGCTTGTTCGCCTGAGAACTCTTCATTCACAGCCTATTTCACAAACATGGAGCTGACTGACTGCAAATGGCAGGCTCATGATGGCCAGCAGCCGGACTAA
- a CDS encoding DUF4649 family protein, giving the protein MIEIMYLDAANQERTVSYPSYEEFKQSQQTNSTEIADYYKIVKLTYKGQDLNYSGTYGDIFFYLQQQNLPQDDV; this is encoded by the coding sequence ATGATTGAAATAATGTATTTAGATGCAGCTAATCAGGAAAGGACGGTTTCCTATCCGTCATATGAGGAGTTTAAACAGTCACAGCAGACGAACTCAACAGAAATCGCAGACTACTATAAGATTGTAAAATTGACTTACAAAGGTCAGGATTTAAACTATTCAGGCACTTATGGCGATATCTTCTTTTATTTGCAGCAGCAAAACCTGCCGCAGGATGATGTTTAA